The following coding sequences are from one Pigmentibacter sp. JX0631 window:
- a CDS encoding non-ribosomal peptide synthetase, translating to MTNIHEIYNNTDLDINYHNSYIELFEHNFHNYQNKNAIIFKNIHITYAELNEASNKLANYLLNYSVKPNSRIGIYLDECPEMITSILSILKCSASFVPMPDIFPAERVNDIAENAQIRLLLTKRNLIKIENKSINYIYLDEIKLDKYSSENIPLKTNLEDCIYNIYTSGSTGKPKGVSLSNKNILNFSYYIINKYEITKNDNFSKFAGFGFDASIIEIMPSLVSGACLHILDKETKNDIYKLNQYFEENNITICFLPTQFAELFMEEIDNKSLRCLYTGGEKLKKAKLRNYKICNIYGPTETTVAATFYEVIDENIENIPIGKPIDNYKVYIVNSQNNLCDVGEEGELWIAGEGVGLGYIDLPKLNSEKFIKNPFQSGSENKKYNLVYRTGDLAKWLSDGNIEYIGRIDFQVKIRGFRIELGEIEQKLIHYPNIKETTVLALKDNIGQDFLCAYYTAEDKIENENDINDILKKTLPEYMLPRYYVWLKQFPINANGKVDRKALPFPTISHNNSESIILPTTEQEKTIVNIVKDIFKLEFVSLSANFIALGGNSLKALLLLAKIRNQYDLKINDILNSSNLKEISDKLIIKTHKIEIIKQNSNEYLATYSQKGIYFSWQLDKSSTVYNTSVSLEIKGLIDQKKLEQTINTIIQEQRILRTNFVIKNENVYQINKEYKYINLDVENITELEIEFKFQNFIKPFDLENENLIRFKLFTCEKNVNYLLIDIHHIINDGYSQNLLVNEIFNRYSDHNSILNKNDYLDFSVYQSDMNKIKVKEFWQKQITNIEQSALPFDFPEVYFSHKGNTISKNISSNLTENIEKYCQTHNITEYCLYLAAFIVLNYKVARKNLITVGGFFAGRYQENTQNMLGMFVSTLPIITRISNNLSITEFLKNVQKNLNAILDNQDISLGEIIEESNLSSENGRNPFFSNAFNFVELNNYENKDLKIKNLNLFLPEQCHFDLTALLFKIEGTYEIRFEYNVASYKTESINSYITSYLEILSSMLNSENIKDINFISQIEKNKILSEFNLTNKNFDFKNNYIEHFHSAVEKYPNKNALVYKDTKLTYSELNSIANNIAKYLKSKNVSYKNTICLYFNESIEMIAAIIGVMKTSANFIPIADTFPKERIYEIFNDSNAKFILTNSDLFQLNFSSELNTHNIVIIDWREYFQTYNFENPIIETTQNDCLYSIYTSGSTGKPKGVSISNLNVVNFSKHLTSSYTFTSTDEFTKIAGYSFDASILEIMPCFIIGGCLHIIPKEIKTNIEKLNNYFTSNKITISFLPTQFAELFMKEVQNTSLRYLILGGDRLKKVKLHNYKVLNGYGPTETTVACSIYEVTDELMKHIPIGKPISNYKIYIADEDNNLCPIGVPGELYIAGLGVAIEYINLPKLNAEKFIKNPFISSTDENYERYQRIYKSGDLAKWNDDGNIEFIGRIDSQVKIRGYRIELSEIEQRLLELENISECVVLPLQMENDHTYLCAYYVGSNEIIESEIKKYLLQYLPEYMVPESYYYMPVFPINQSGKIDKKKLPLPTIQVEEQVTLPETENERKLYTEFKKVLQIENFGIDSNFFRIGGNSLKAVQIVTHLAKEFDIEVSDIFHHKTIRNVAKNIKKSNLKYEIRKTNLQKYPLPNSQKGIYLASIIDPESTIYNIPLAIEINGRLNKDKLGDAIDKLIQNNRILRSYFLIENNDIFSKIDDNFLLKKDFQKSKIQELELLMQEFIKPFHLENTPLIRIKLVQIESNQFILFIDTHHIINDGFSQNLILNEIFDYYFENKTNLHENKIDYFDYAIYNQENEYLKKQSLLNWKNIIDKIEKSYLPFDYPEKIFSDNGDIFKVKIENSLFMSINVFCQNNSLTLYSLSLATYFILLYKVTRRTNLTIGGFFTGRHLPEMQNMLGMFVSTLPIYLEVDSNLSNLEFLHKVQDCVSDIMKQQNISIDELAQLSNLNASDGRNKFFNNAFNFLEKINTCYNDLSVNILPIKGKNKAHFDLTINCIKDKNEIEISFEYSLASYKKESIIKYADCYLNILQDLVNQEGYINNINFISNSDKELILESFNPKYINRNYDNLYIERFNAIASKYPNNSAIVLNDKTLLYSELNNYSNRVANYLIANGVTKHDKIVLYVSESVEMISLIIAILKTGASFIPVADSFPVNRVEDILQDSSAKYLLSNLKKINELNFQALSDLKVIDISTINLEEYNSKNIPLKNLQSDFAYHIYTSGSTGKPKGVSITHKNIINLCEYVINLLKLNSEDNFSKYAGFSFDASIIEILPALISGACIHIIDKKLKLDPIELNNYFEKNKITNCFLPTQFAEIFMQETSNKSLNNLITGGEKLKKILKKNYKIFNQYGPSETTVVATSFLFDGNNYTNIPIGKSIENFAIYIADPDMNLCPIGVSGELCIAGDGVGSGYIGLPELNQQKFIANPFSNKPYQQVLYKTGDLAQWLPDGNIEFHGRIDFQVKIRGFRIELGEIETQLSLIPEINECLVLPLQDESKQDFLCAYYTAKEKIADKLIQQFLANKLPEYMIPEIFHWMSEFPINSSGKVDRKNFPKPRRNIETIYVAPRNEKEKFIAQAFSEILNITEPSIYCNFFQNGGNSLKAVQLVTIIQQKYDVKISDIFQHKDIENIACNLKEFDTGFNIDFRFKEIKKMLQEPFTDTQLEATKDPELNYQVKLNELTDWQPKSIRSKQCVLILGASGFLGCHILLEELRKTENIIYVIIRKKGQNTNNTFFESLNHYAGQNKLTALEQERIHVLHGDIATNNFSLAKDEYKVLQSKIHLVINCAANVKHYGEYSQFYQDNVQTVINIIDFCGENIKLHHISTYSVSMVENTEDSNSEFSDFFTEFDVRDSKYLDNYYLKTKAEAEQIIVNKNSLNANIYRVGNLVFNTETNLHQINIDSNGFYQKVKCLLNIDSLCEHPAVNVVELSPVNNTASAIVLLSQQENLNKEIFHVYNSKMYKLTDIFSLKQDTKRLDINGVEEFIDKIALYYKHNYTKELLNNFLLHMGWINLTHTGRTPIVKNEKTNLLLDKLQFQWDEIKTQHFEDVLDNAYKNRITELTRLQPFLNLERSTLHFINNFSKLRIFEENEIVLSPNSKNKSVFIILDGFAQLSIKSKMGGWISSIGVLSSGDFIGIENLFSGFSSNLIVDTIFNELILLEISENDFIYLKNNKDIFETFFKYIIESINNKNLLISNFV from the coding sequence CAAAATTTGCAGGCTTTGGATTTGATGCATCGATTATTGAAATTATGCCTTCACTAGTTTCTGGAGCATGCCTCCATATTTTAGACAAAGAGACAAAAAACGATATATATAAATTAAATCAATATTTTGAAGAGAATAATATTACAATCTGCTTTCTTCCAACTCAATTCGCTGAATTATTTATGGAAGAAATAGATAATAAATCACTCCGTTGCTTGTATACTGGGGGAGAAAAATTAAAAAAAGCAAAACTAAGAAATTACAAAATATGCAATATTTATGGACCGACTGAAACTACAGTTGCTGCCACATTTTATGAAGTAATTGATGAAAATATAGAAAATATTCCAATTGGAAAACCAATTGATAACTATAAAGTTTATATAGTAAATAGTCAAAATAACCTTTGTGATGTTGGCGAAGAAGGAGAATTGTGGATTGCTGGTGAAGGGGTCGGTCTTGGTTATATTGATTTACCAAAGCTAAATAGCGAAAAATTCATAAAAAATCCTTTTCAATCAGGCAGTGAAAACAAAAAATACAATTTAGTATACAGAACAGGTGATTTAGCTAAATGGCTCAGTGATGGGAATATAGAGTATATTGGTAGAATAGATTTCCAAGTAAAAATTAGAGGATTTAGAATTGAACTTGGAGAAATTGAACAAAAATTAATTCACTATCCAAATATAAAAGAAACTACTGTATTGGCTTTAAAAGACAATATTGGTCAAGATTTTCTTTGTGCCTACTATACAGCTGAAGATAAAATTGAAAACGAAAACGACATAAATGACATTCTCAAGAAAACACTTCCAGAATATATGTTGCCTCGGTATTATGTTTGGTTAAAACAATTTCCTATTAATGCAAACGGAAAAGTAGATAGAAAAGCACTCCCTTTTCCAACAATTAGCCATAATAATTCAGAATCAATAATTCTGCCCACTACAGAACAAGAAAAAACTATTGTAAATATTGTGAAAGATATATTTAAACTTGAATTTGTTAGTTTATCGGCAAATTTTATAGCATTAGGAGGTAATTCACTTAAGGCGTTACTTCTCCTAGCAAAAATTAGAAATCAATACGATCTAAAAATAAATGACATATTGAATTCAAGTAACTTAAAAGAAATATCTGATAAATTAATTATAAAAACTCATAAAATTGAAATCATCAAACAAAATTCCAATGAATATCTTGCCACTTATTCTCAAAAAGGCATTTATTTTTCCTGGCAATTAGATAAATCATCTACGGTTTATAACACTTCTGTGTCCTTAGAAATTAAGGGTCTAATAGATCAGAAAAAATTAGAACAAACTATAAATACAATAATTCAAGAACAAAGAATATTAAGAACAAATTTTGTAATAAAAAACGAAAATGTGTATCAAATTAACAAAGAATATAAATATATTAACTTGGATGTAGAAAATATAACTGAACTGGAAATAGAATTTAAATTTCAAAATTTTATAAAACCTTTCGACCTAGAAAATGAAAATTTAATCCGTTTTAAATTATTTACTTGCGAAAAGAATGTAAATTATTTATTAATTGATATTCATCATATAATTAATGATGGATATTCTCAAAATCTTCTAGTAAATGAAATTTTTAACAGATATTCAGATCATAATTCCATTCTTAATAAAAATGACTACTTAGATTTTAGTGTTTATCAATCAGATATGAATAAAATTAAAGTAAAAGAATTTTGGCAAAAGCAAATTACAAATATTGAACAATCTGCATTACCTTTTGATTTTCCTGAAGTGTACTTTTCCCACAAAGGCAATACGATATCTAAAAATATTTCTTCCAATTTAACAGAAAATATTGAAAAATATTGCCAAACTCATAATATAACTGAGTACTGCCTTTATTTAGCAGCATTTATAGTTTTAAATTATAAAGTAGCGCGGAAAAATTTAATTACAGTAGGCGGATTTTTTGCGGGACGGTATCAAGAAAATACCCAAAATATGCTTGGGATGTTTGTTTCTACTTTACCAATTATTACAAGAATAAGTAATAATTTATCAATTACCGAATTTTTAAAAAATGTACAAAAAAATCTTAATGCAATTTTAGATAATCAAGATATATCCCTCGGAGAAATTATTGAAGAATCAAATTTGTCTAGTGAAAATGGAAGAAATCCATTTTTTTCAAATGCCTTTAATTTTGTTGAATTAAATAACTACGAAAATAAAGACTTAAAAATTAAAAATTTAAATTTATTTTTACCTGAGCAGTGTCACTTTGATCTTACTGCCTTATTATTTAAAATTGAAGGAACATATGAAATAAGATTTGAATACAATGTCGCAAGTTATAAAACTGAAAGTATAAATAGCTATATAACTTCATATTTAGAAATTTTATCTTCAATGCTAAATTCTGAAAATATTAAAGATATAAATTTTATCTCGCAAATTGAGAAAAATAAAATTCTTTCAGAATTTAATTTAACAAATAAAAATTTTGATTTTAAAAATAATTACATCGAACATTTTCATTCTGCAGTTGAAAAATATCCTAATAAAAATGCATTAGTTTATAAAGACACAAAACTTACTTATTCAGAGTTAAATTCAATTGCAAACAACATTGCAAAATATCTTAAAAGTAAAAATGTATCTTATAAAAATACAATATGCCTATATTTTAATGAATCAATAGAAATGATTGCCGCAATTATTGGAGTAATGAAAACTTCAGCTAATTTTATTCCAATTGCTGACACGTTTCCAAAAGAAAGAATTTATGAAATTTTTAATGATTCAAATGCAAAATTTATTCTAACAAACTCCGATTTATTTCAACTGAATTTTTCTTCTGAATTAAATACGCACAATATTGTTATCATTGATTGGAGAGAATATTTTCAAACTTATAATTTTGAAAATCCTATTATAGAAACAACACAAAACGACTGTTTATATAGTATCTATACCTCTGGTTCAACAGGGAAACCCAAAGGTGTTAGCATATCAAACTTAAACGTAGTAAATTTTTCTAAGCATTTAACATCATCTTATACTTTTACTTCTACGGATGAATTTACAAAAATTGCAGGTTATAGTTTTGATGCCTCAATTTTAGAAATCATGCCATGTTTTATAATTGGTGGATGTCTGCATATAATTCCAAAAGAAATAAAAACAAATATTGAAAAACTCAATAACTACTTCACCTCAAATAAAATAACAATTTCTTTTTTACCAACGCAATTTGCGGAATTATTTATGAAAGAGGTACAAAATACTTCTTTAAGATATCTAATATTAGGCGGCGATAGACTTAAAAAAGTAAAGCTTCATAATTACAAAGTATTGAATGGTTATGGCCCAACTGAAACAACTGTTGCATGTAGTATTTACGAAGTTACAGATGAGTTAATGAAACATATTCCTATTGGAAAACCTATTTCAAATTATAAAATTTATATAGCAGATGAAGATAATAATTTATGCCCCATCGGTGTACCCGGTGAACTGTATATAGCAGGACTTGGTGTTGCAATTGAATATATTAATTTACCAAAATTAAATGCAGAAAAATTTATTAAAAATCCATTCATTAGTTCGACTGACGAAAATTATGAGCGGTATCAACGCATTTACAAAAGTGGAGATCTCGCTAAATGGAATGATGATGGTAATATCGAATTTATAGGACGGATAGATTCACAAGTTAAAATAAGAGGCTATCGAATTGAGTTAAGCGAAATTGAGCAAAGACTTCTTGAACTTGAAAACATTTCAGAATGCGTTGTACTTCCGCTCCAAATGGAAAACGATCATACTTATTTATGCGCTTATTATGTTGGATCTAATGAAATAATTGAAAGCGAAATAAAAAAATATTTACTCCAATACTTACCCGAGTATATGGTTCCTGAATCTTATTACTACATGCCTGTATTTCCTATCAACCAAAGTGGTAAAATTGATAAAAAGAAATTACCTTTACCGACTATTCAAGTCGAAGAGCAAGTCACCTTACCGGAAACAGAAAATGAAAGAAAACTTTACACTGAATTTAAGAAAGTATTGCAAATAGAAAATTTTGGTATTGATTCTAATTTTTTTAGAATAGGTGGAAATTCATTAAAAGCCGTGCAAATTGTAACACATCTAGCAAAAGAATTTGACATTGAAGTTAGTGATATTTTTCATCATAAAACAATTAGAAATGTTGCAAAAAATATTAAGAAATCTAATTTAAAATATGAAATTAGAAAAACTAATTTGCAAAAATACCCTCTTCCAAATTCGCAAAAAGGAATTTATTTAGCTTCAATTATTGATCCCGAGTCAACAATTTATAACATTCCTTTAGCAATAGAAATAAATGGAAGATTAAATAAAGATAAATTAGGGGATGCAATTGATAAGCTGATTCAAAATAATAGAATTTTACGTTCATATTTTCTCATTGAAAATAATGATATTTTTTCAAAAATTGATGATAATTTCTTGTTGAAAAAAGATTTTCAAAAATCAAAAATACAAGAACTTGAACTTCTAATGCAAGAATTTATAAAACCTTTTCATTTAGAAAATACTCCTTTAATTAGAATTAAATTAGTTCAAATTGAAAGTAATCAATTTATTCTTTTTATAGATACACATCATATTATAAATGATGGATTTTCACAAAATTTAATTTTAAATGAAATTTTTGATTACTACTTTGAAAATAAAACTAATTTACATGAGAATAAAATAGATTATTTTGACTATGCAATATATAATCAAGAAAACGAATATTTAAAAAAGCAAAGTCTCTTAAATTGGAAAAATATTATTGATAAAATTGAAAAAAGCTATCTTCCATTTGATTACCCTGAAAAAATATTTAGTGATAATGGTGATATATTTAAAGTTAAAATTGAAAACTCTCTTTTTATGAGCATTAATGTGTTTTGTCAAAATAATTCTTTAACTTTATATTCCTTATCTTTAGCAACTTATTTTATTTTACTGTATAAAGTTACACGAAGAACAAATCTTACCATTGGGGGATTTTTCACCGGCAGACATTTACCAGAAATGCAAAATATGCTTGGAATGTTTGTATCTACTTTACCTATATACTTAGAAGTTGATTCTAATTTATCTAACCTTGAATTTTTACATAAAGTACAAGACTGTGTTTCTGATATTATGAAACAACAAAATATTTCAATTGATGAACTTGCACAACTATCAAATCTTAATGCAAGTGATGGAAGAAACAAATTTTTCAATAATGCCTTTAATTTTCTAGAAAAGATTAATACATGTTATAATGATTTAAGTGTAAATATTTTACCAATTAAAGGAAAGAATAAAGCTCACTTTGACCTCACAATTAATTGCATAAAAGACAAAAATGAAATAGAAATTTCTTTTGAATATAGTTTAGCCAGTTACAAAAAAGAATCCATTATAAAATATGCTGATTGTTATTTAAATATTTTACAAGATTTAGTGAATCAAGAAGGCTACATTAATAATATAAATTTCATTTCAAATTCTGATAAAGAATTAATTTTAGAAAGTTTTAATCCAAAATATATAAACAGAAATTATGACAACTTGTATATAGAAAGATTTAATGCAATTGCAAGTAAGTACCCAAATAATAGTGCCATAGTATTAAATGATAAAACCCTTCTATATTCTGAACTTAATAATTATTCAAATAGGGTTGCAAATTACTTAATTGCAAATGGAGTTACTAAACACGATAAAATTGTTTTATATGTTAGTGAATCTGTAGAAATGATTTCTTTAATTATTGCAATCTTAAAAACTGGCGCTAGTTTCATCCCTGTTGCGGATTCTTTCCCAGTTAATAGGGTAGAAGATATTCTTCAAGATTCTTCAGCAAAATATCTTCTTTCTAATTTAAAGAAAATAAATGAATTAAACTTTCAGGCACTTTCTGATTTAAAAGTAATAGATATTAGCACAATTAATTTGGAAGAATATAATTCAAAAAATATTCCATTAAAAAATCTACAAAGTGATTTTGCATATCATATATACACATCTGGTTCTACAGGAAAGCCTAAAGGTGTAAGTATAACACATAAAAATATCATTAATTTATGCGAGTATGTAATAAATTTATTAAAATTAAATTCCGAAGACAACTTTTCAAAATATGCAGGATTTAGTTTTGATGCTTCAATTATTGAAATTTTACCCGCATTAATTAGCGGAGCTTGCATTCATATTATAGATAAAAAATTAAAATTAGACCCGATTGAGTTAAACAATTACTTTGAAAAAAATAAAATTACTAATTGCTTTTTACCTACACAATTTGCTGAAATATTTATGCAGGAAACATCTAATAAATCATTAAATAACCTTATAACAGGTGGAGAAAAATTAAAGAAAATTTTGAAAAAGAATTATAAAATATTTAATCAGTATGGTCCATCTGAAACCACAGTTGTAGCAACCTCATTTTTGTTTGATGGAAACAACTACACAAATATCCCAATTGGGAAATCAATTGAAAATTTTGCTATTTATATCGCAGATCCCGATATGAACCTTTGTCCTATTGGAGTGAGTGGAGAATTATGTATTGCGGGTGATGGAGTTGGAAGTGGATATATTGGTCTACCTGAATTAAATCAACAAAAATTTATCGCTAACCCGTTTTCAAATAAACCTTATCAACAAGTTTTATATAAAACTGGAGATTTAGCACAATGGCTCCCTGATGGAAATATTGAATTTCACGGACGAATTGATTTTCAAGTAAAAATCAGAGGATTTAGAATTGAGCTTGGCGAAATTGAAACTCAGCTATCTTTAATACCAGAAATTAATGAATGTTTAGTATTACCTCTGCAAGATGAAAGTAAACAAGATTTTCTCTGTGCTTACTATACAGCAAAAGAAAAAATTGCAGATAAGCTTATTCAGCAGTTTCTTGCAAATAAATTACCAGAATATATGATTCCTGAAATATTTCATTGGATGAGTGAATTTCCAATTAATTCTAGTGGGAAAGTGGATAGAAAAAACTTCCCGAAACCAAGACGAAATATCGAAACAATTTACGTCGCTCCACGCAATGAAAAAGAAAAATTTATTGCCCAAGCCTTTAGTGAAATTCTTAATATAACCGAACCTAGTATTTACTGTAATTTTTTTCAGAATGGAGGAAATTCTCTTAAAGCAGTTCAGCTTGTTACTATTATTCAACAAAAATATGATGTAAAAATTAGTGATATTTTTCAGCATAAAGATATAGAAAACATCGCCTGTAATTTAAAAGAATTTGATACAGGCTTTAATATTGATTTTCGATTTAAAGAAATTAAAAAAATGTTGCAAGAACCTTTTACTGATACACAGCTTGAAGCAACAAAAGATCCGGAATTAAACTATCAAGTTAAATTGAATGAACTAACAGATTGGCAGCCTAAAAGTATTCGTTCTAAACAATGTGTGCTTATTTTAGGTGCGAGTGGTTTTCTTGGATGCCATATTTTACTTGAAGAATTAAGAAAAACTGAAAATATTATTTATGTTATTATTAGAAAAAAAGGACAAAACACAAATAATACATTTTTTGAATCTTTAAATCACTATGCTGGGCAAAATAAGTTAACTGCACTTGAGCAAGAACGTATTCATGTCTTACATGGTGATATTGCAACAAATAATTTTTCTTTAGCGAAGGATGAATATAAAGTTTTACAAAGCAAAATTCATCTTGTTATAAATTGTGCCGCTAATGTAAAACATTATGGTGAGTATAGCCAATTTTATCAAGATAATGTTCAAACTGTCATAAATATAATTGACTTTTGCGGTGAAAATATTAAACTCCACCATATTTCAACTTACTCCGTTTCTATGGTAGAAAATACTGAAGATAGTAATAGTGAATTTTCAGATTTCTTTACTGAATTTGATGTAAGAGATTCTAAATATTTAGATAATTACTATTTAAAAACAAAGGCTGAAGCAGAACAAATTATTGTGAATAAAAATAGTCTTAATGCAAATATATATCGTGTCGGAAATTTAGTTTTTAATACAGAGACAAATCTGCATCAAATTAATATAGATAGTAATGGCTTCTATCAAAAAGTAAAATGCTTATTAAATATTGATTCATTGTGCGAGCATCCTGCTGTTAATGTGGTCGAGTTGTCTCCTGTTAATAATACAGCTTCTGCAATAGTTTTACTTTCTCAGCAGGAAAACCTTAATAAAGAAATTTTTCATGTATATAATTCAAAAATGTATAAATTAACTGATATATTTTCTTTAAAACAAGATACTAAGCGACTAGATATAAATGGTGTTGAAGAATTTATCGATAAAATTGCATTATATTACAAACATAATTACACAAAAGAACTTTTAAATAATTTTTTACTACATATGGGATGGATAAATCTTACACACACTGGTCGCACTCCTATTGTAAAAAATGAAAAAACAAATCTTCTTCTTGATAAATTACAATTCCAATGGGATGAGATAAAAACTCAACATTTTGAAGATGTACTAGATAATGCTTATAAAAATAGAATTACAGAATTAACCAGACTGCAGCCATTTTTAAATTTAGAACGATCTACTCTTCACTTCATAAATAATTTTAGTAAACTACGTATTTTTGAAGAAAATGAAATTGTATTATCTCCTAATTCCAAAAATAAATCAGTATTTATTATTTTAGATGGTTTTGCTCAATTAAGTATTAAATCAAAAATGGGAGGCTGGATAAGTTCAATAGGTGTTTTATCCTCTGGTGACTTCATAGGCATTGAAAATTTATTTTCAGGCTTTTCAAGTAACTTAATTGTTGATACTATATTTAATGAATTGATCTTACTTGAAATATCAGAAAATGATTTTATATATTTAAAAAATAATAAGGATATTTTTGAAACCTTCTTTAAATATATTATAGAATCTATTAACAATAAAAATTTACTTATTTCGAATTTTGTATAG
- a CDS encoding STAS domain-containing protein: MLQIEHSLNNDMQSFNCSGSLDLESFENFDQYFFGNYNKNIEKTVINLKNVNYISSVGLRSLLRCAKQVYSDKNKIFLKVENEMVKNIITLSGFCKILPFLED; this comes from the coding sequence ATGCTACAAATTGAACACTCTCTTAATAATGACATGCAAAGTTTTAATTGCAGCGGCAGTCTAGATCTTGAAAGTTTTGAAAATTTTGATCAATACTTTTTTGGAAATTACAATAAAAATATTGAAAAAACAGTAATTAATTTAAAAAACGTGAATTACATCAGTAGTGTTGGATTAAGAAGTTTATTACGTTGTGCAAAACAAGTTTACTCTGATAAAAATAAAATATTTTTGAAAGTAGAAAATGAAATGGTAAAAAACATTATTACTTTATCTGGATTTTGCAAAATCCTTCCTTTCCTTGAGGATTAA
- a CDS encoding ATP-binding protein: protein MKFIVPKNRTEILAFLNSIEKIFDIDKNKIANLRFVLEELLTNSLKHSQSNLQPLEIYIEFTNEKFSIEYNDYSEIFDIFSHYSENQNLCTDIDDMQEGGLGIFLIFNLIRNYEFHYDPKQIKNTMKFNV from the coding sequence ATGAAGTTTATAGTCCCAAAAAACAGAACTGAGATTTTAGCTTTTTTAAATAGTATAGAAAAAATTTTTGACATAGATAAAAATAAAATCGCTAATCTTAGATTTGTTTTGGAAGAACTACTTACCAACAGTCTAAAGCATTCTCAGAGTAATTTACAGCCACTTGAAATTTATATTGAATTTACTAATGAAAAATTTTCTATTGAATACAATGATTACTCTGAAATTTTTGATATTTTTTCTCACTACTCCGAAAATCAAAATTTGTGTACTGACATAGATGACATGCAAGAAGGAGGATTAGGAATATTTTTAATTTTTAATTTAATAAGAAACTATGAATTTCATTATGATCCTAAACAAATTAAAAACACTATGAAGTTTAACGTATGA